The Punica granatum isolate Tunisia-2019 chromosome 4, ASM765513v2, whole genome shotgun sequence sequence TTCACCATAGGCACGGGACGCAATCACTTTCCTCAGACTTTTTTGTGATGGGGCTTCGGCTAACAATAAATGCCCTTCACATGGTCCCCCCAGGAACATAtgttgttcttttttcttttttcttttttcgtttttcGATGTGCATCATAAAATTCGAAACCTTAATGAGATCCGgctaattcaattcaaattatgtCAATctattaaggggtaaaactctatCGATATTGATTTCTTTCATTGACAAGATTCGAATCCGAAATTTTATCTAAAGAGAATAAATCTCCAATTACTTTGACAagctcacttttttttttccttgtaattTGATAGGTTTTTGGGCAATAGACCAGTCATAGACGTCCAATTATCAATCTggatctcttttcttttctttctttcttttttttttgtcttgtttttaagaaagaaaattgtagacaaaattttcttttatgataCTCAGCTGATCACTCGCTCACTCAAGTCGTCTCCATATCTTCGTCTTCACAAGGGAAGTGGGATTCAGTCGCCCCCACCACTCCCTTTCACCAATGCATTGACTGATAAAGATGCCTGCATATCTATGACATGAGCTTTCCAACAAAACACACACTAGTAACactgatatatatagattctgCCTGCGCTGCACATataacacacacacacacacaaacatATACGATGACCAAGCTGAGCAACTTGTAGTGGGATGAAGTTTTCCTCGAGAAAAGATTCAAATGGCCATCGATAGATATAAAAGGCGGCAGAGCTCTCGACCGCCTCTCTATCAATATCTTTTGAAAGGTGCATGCCGCCACTACAACCAAACCACCACCATTGTCAAGTAGCTCATAATGTACATTACGTGCCTTGACATACGGACACGACCAGGTCCAGTGTCCTTCCTCTAGCGGCGGAGTTcaggccattctttgctggccCTCGGATTCGCAGGTCCCTTCTGGGGCGGGCATTAACTGTCCGTCGCACTGAGAGCCAATATATGCAAAGCTCAAaatccaaaataaaaatattgaaaactCCTGTGAAAACCTACCATGGGGATGTTGACATTGCTAATTATCAACGGCTAGCATCTTCTAGTTATTCTTTAGCTATAAATACCTAAATTACCATCacaaataattttcataaatatatatgatattataactttttttaatgaaaagaaaatcggATCTGTCTGAACTACTGTCTCCTAGCTAGCTGCATAAACTTATATGATGGGCGTGGTCCACACCCAATACCCATCACAGGGATATTAAAATCATGAACGTTGACCCTACTCTAATTACTTCCCAATCTAATACTATAACTAATTTCGATTCAccaaaattatcataattattattgtccTTCCAAACAATTAAAATTCGGCCTTTCCCATTGGCGGATGGCCAATCTCATCTCGCCAAGGCCAGGGTCCCTATTCCCATGAGATCGTGTATATGCACCGCCGTGGCCCATGACTTGAATGAAGATGGCAGCAGCACTTAAAAAGCTAATTAAAGGGAAATGATCTTTTGGTCAAAgggcatttaattttaatttccacTAAGATATCTCAGGATGATCTTCCCAATCGTGATTGTAGTGCCATTTGAGCTTGTCTGAATTGCTGAACCCAAGTCCTCTTACGAAAAGCAACCGaagacaaagagaaagagGTGCCCTTCCCATTGGCGGCTTTCCGATCCATCGTAactaaacctttttttttttcaacggTCTCTTCAGAATTAATCAATGATATTTGAGCGATCGCGGCGCCCTTAATATATGTCATTTCTTTTGAATAGGAACCACATATAAAGTCCCTTACTAAAAACAAGGATCGCACCTTCTCAATCAATTATTTGGACAATTTGTTTGGTGCACGTCTCCATTGGAAGCGAAGCAGTCGGGTCGAGTGAGCTtactctttttatttatggaaaattccattattattatgaaaaagaCGCGGGGTCTACGACTGGAATCGTTTTCTTTACCCAATGAGGAAAAGACGAAGATATAATTATATCGACACGTCAAACTTTATGGGATATGTTTCTTCACAAGTGGAAAATTCAGAATGGAAAtgatctcaaaaaaaaaaaaaaagaaaaagagacaaaacattttcaatattttttttgactttttctttttttacagGCGGCGGCGCAGGAGACGGGATAAGTTGACAATTTTACCCCTCAAAACAATAGCTTATCCCATATAAAGGCTGACAGAATATTCCAATCCACCGCAACCCCAAACAGTTCCAATTTCCGGTCATGTCCAGTCCAccgattttttattttcaaaaaaaaaaaaatgtcatgtTCTCCACTTCACATAATATGGCCCCTCCCTCTCGCTCTCACCCACTCGCGGTCGACTTCACGTCAGCATCACGCGCCTGGGCTTCCGCCGCGGACGCCAGCTTCTGGAGGTTGAGCTTCACGACTGTGTCGGCGAAGAGGCGCGTGTCCTCCTCGGTGTTCCCCTCCGGCACGTCCACCACGTAGGACTCCAGCACCACCGTGGAGATCTCGCCCCCTGCATCCGCCGGCCCACCACCCACCTCGTGGACCGTCGTGACCGACCGGTAGTTCCTCAGCCGGTGCTCCCCTCCGATGATGCTGAACCCCGTCACGAACCTCTCGTCGTCCAGTATGTCCAGCCGCTCCGTGCTAGTCTCCGCCGGCAGCCCCGATATCACATCCACGTACCTGGAAGGGATGAGCGGGAAATCATAATCAAGTAAGTAAATGAGAAAACGGCTGAAAGTCGCATCTCAACGGAAGAATTCGAATTCCTCCGAAGAGTTCCAAGCTAATTGAAGTCATGGCAAATTGGATAAGAAGCACGGGGTTAAGCAATTGGATCAAATCGGATCGCGACGAGCTGTGTGTGTAAGTAACGTACCTCGTGCATCCGACGGCCATTTGGAAGTCGGGGTCGACGGAGCAGGCCTTGATGAAGTGCTTGTAGACCTGGGGCTTGTCGAAGCGACGGACTATGGACCAGACGACGGCGCGTGGGGCGTGAACGCTCTGGGCGAGGAGGGAGGAGCATCTCCCCGGCCCCACCTTGTAGCTGTGGAACTCCTTCACGAATGGGATCAGCTCCGAGAACTCCGCCTCTGTCAGCCCCGCCGGGATCGTCAGGTGGTGGTGGGAGGTCGCACCGGCCTGTTCGTCCTCCTCGGTTCCTTGCTGTTGATGAGAGGTCTCGGCGGCGGGGGCGGCTTTCCGATCCATCGAAGGAAGGGCTCCTTTGTGTGAAGGACAAAGAGAGCCGGACAGAGAGTGGGTGTGAGGGCGAGTGTCCGAATAATTTgggaataatttatttatgcaGGGGAAACAGAAAAAGTAGAGGGAGGAGGGAGTGGGTTTTCGGCAAAAAGCTGAGGGTATTTATGGAAAGTTGTTTGTACTCAGGTTATTTGCCCATCTTCATTTTCTTGCTAATGTTGGCAATAAACATTAAGTAAACAAGccatttttttctatttattattCTCCTTCTTGGTGTAGATATAATAACTGTTATCCCGAACTCCTATATGATGCATTGCTTCTTTATTGATGACCTACTTGTACTAGTTCCTTCCCCCTCCCCCCTAAATAAGGGATTTGaacggtgcgtttggtttcaaagttaaagtaattttaattttgattgtggaaaaagataaatgattgtatagtgtgttgagttaaaattaaagttaaaatttttgacttgagaaatgtgtatttttattgtgtagtgtgttgagttaaagttaaagttaaaatcaaagtgattttaactctCAAAACAAACAGATCCAAAGAATTGGACAGTTACCCAACTCAACTCTAGTGATGGGGCGAGGGACAATTTACTTGAACTCCGGTGTTCTATTAGCAGCGCTACTATCACAGGTTGTAGTCCTCCCACCAAGACGCTAGTAATGAGTGATGGATAGTTTACTTGAACTCTCCTGGATTTGTGTTCCACCTCGAGACTATTTTGGTGACCTCCAAAATTTTTGCTTTAGAAGAACTGAAGTGACATGGAAGGCAACTTGAACATAAAGAGTTCAAGGCAATCCCCGTGCCACTTGACCTTGGTGATTGCTGTTGGGAATTGATGTATgtcctagaggcaatctataatcagttctgtaatatgatatctatttcattataaaacgaggcatttctgttattgtgtaaattgcgctaaatatgattttacacaataatgtccttggaatagtatgtttaataggcatcaagtgtgacttgattgtgagatcctataattaccgaacattattcctaaatgtccatagtcaaagtattatcgttaattaggacaacgataatacgg is a genomic window containing:
- the LOC116202208 gene encoding abscisic acid receptor PYR1-like, with translation MDRKAAPAAETSHQQQGTEEDEQAGATSHHHLTIPAGLTEAEFSELIPFVKEFHSYKVGPGRCSSLLAQSVHAPRAVVWSIVRRFDKPQVYKHFIKACSVDPDFQMAVGCTRYVDVISGLPAETSTERLDILDDERFVTGFSIIGGEHRLRNYRSVTTVHEVGGGPADAGGEISTVVLESYVVDVPEGNTEEDTRLFADTVVKLNLQKLASAAEAQARDADVKSTASG